The stretch of DNA TTGGCTCCTCCAGCATCAGGAGACACAATGGTGCAATTCTTCCACTCATTGATGTTCTCTTTGATCCATTTCAGCACAGCTGGCTCCGCGTATAGATTGTCCACAGGGATATCAAAGAACCCCTACAGAGGCATACAGTGAGCAAACCCGTGATAAGATAAAGGATCACTAGTCAGCGTCTTCAAACGGCCTTACTTGCAACAGATTTTTGGAGAAACTTTCGTGGCTCACTATTGACAGCATGTTGTTTAGAAACAAAACCGATCCACGCACCTCTTCGGGGCAATACAGACGgggttgacaacatgtaaactatattttgatccaaatgtttattaaaaacaaatacatttgcaaaataagCACTTATACAGGTTACATGTTTACAAAATAAGTCTCAAATACATCGTAACAGTTGTTAGTTAGCAAAATGGTCATATCATAGACGTGGCATAAGTCAAAATAAGACATGGTATCATGAACAAGATACTAGTGCGGCGGAAATAACTTAATTTGAGGGGGTTTTCGGTTATTAAACAACTGATTAACATCGGTTCAattgcactgaacaaaaatgatAAAAACATGTTAAGtattgatcccatgtttcatgagctgaaataaaagataacaaatgttcaattaaaaaaaaaaatgtttacatccctgtagtgagcatttctcctttgccaagataatccatccacctaacaggtgtggcatatcaagcgtatttaacagcatgatcaatacacaggtgcaccttgtgctggggacaataaaaggccactaaaatgtgcatttgtgtcactcaacacaatgctacagatgtctcaagttgagggggCGTGCAAAGCAacagaatttggcagtgcgtccaactagtttcacaaccgcagaccatgtttaaccacggcagcccaggacctccacatccaaatTCTTCACTTGCGGACCATCGGAGACCatccacccagacagctgattaaactgagggtttgcacaaccaaataatttctgtgCAAACTGTCAGAAGcaatctcagggaagctcatctgtgtgcttgtAGTCCAGGGTCTTGACCTTAGTGCAGTTCagcatcgtaaccgacttcagtgggcaaatgctaaccgtcgatggccactggcacgctggagaagtgtgctctttgcAAATGAATGactgtttcaactgtaccgggcagatgcaGACAGCATGTGTGGAATCAGaatgctgatgtcaacattgtgattTCCCTATGGTAGCGGTGGAGTGATGGTATGGGCATGCATAAGCTGCGGACAAcgaacaattgcattttatcgatggtaatTTTAATGCACAGCGATACCGtcacgagatcctgaggcccattgtcgtaccaTTCACCCACCTCCGTCACctcgtgtttcagcatgataatgcacggctccatgtcgcaaggatctgtacacaattcctggaagctgagaatgtcccagttcttccatgacttgcatactcaccagacatgtcaccattgAGCATgtatgggatgctctggatcaaggTGTAAGACAGCATTTCAGTtcttgccaatatccagcaactccgTACAGCCATTGACGAGGAGTCGGACAAAATTCCACTggccaatcaacagcctgatcaactctaagcgaaggagatgtgttgcgctgcatgaggaaaatatggtggtcacaccagatactgactgctttTCTGATCCAAACCCCTACCTTTTAAGGTACAGTATATGGTGACCAACAGAtccatatctgtattctcagtcatgtgaaatacttagattagggcctaatgcattcatttaaattgaccgatttcctcatatcactgtaactaagtaaaatctttgaaattgttgcatgttaggTTTCTCAGTCATGAGAGAAATGAAGTCAAGAACTATATGGGatgctgggctgaagggagttgtactTTTCACTAAGaaaatattcaacctagttcagcACAGAACCGTAGTagttaactacaatgaccataatccattgcaccgGTTCTTTTCCGGCTCAGACATAGATTCACTgatgcctgctacgttaggttagatACACCCAAGACCACACGGGAGGAATGTAGACAAAACGacaagagggatagagagttcaTGAAAGTTCTGCCTcatctactttgaagaactaggAAAATGATTATCAGACCGCTCTGCAGCATATTTAGGCCAGCTGGcctagctaaataggatgactaaagacagtaaagtatggggagaacagagataacgttagatgtttttctggctggctgctactgcctgagaAGTGATGAGATGACTTTTAGGAATGAAAAAATATACATTCCTATGTGGACCTGACAGACAAGGgaatattttcaatgttttggcaattgaatgttcACCATTTTTGACTGGCATTAAAAAGCTCAAAATAATTTTATAATGCATTTAatgtaaaatacaaaaacaaatataGAAACTGAAAACCATGATTATTTTGTAATAATCTAACTAAAACCAAACAGAGCTCTTATTTCTCAGCACTAAAAAAATAAATTTCTGAAACCAGCCACCTAGGATTCCCCACAAGGCAGCTTCTTGTCAAGCAACAATAACACCTGATCGCTCAGAATCCTAACCCAGCCTTCTACACTTGCGATGTGCGTGCATCATTTGTGACGTCGTCAGGCAACCCGCTCATAGTACTTAACTATCTCATAGCCTAATCAATCATTTGTACTTAGTTGTCACACTAGTGACTGCAAAATATAGATGGAACAAACCAAATAATGTGCCAGAAGGCTCACCTGTATCTGCGAGGCGTGCAGGTCCATGGTGATTATGTGATCGGCTCCTGACACTGACAACATGTTGGCCACCAGCTTTGCAGAGATGGGAGCCCGACTCTGTTTAGAAAAACATTGCTAATCTCTATTCTCATACAATGCATGCAGAAGGTCCATTGAGAAAATGCAATTAAAACAATTTGCTAAGAGGGAGATCAATTTCCTTTCCGAATTAGCTTTAGCAGTTATATGGCATTTCTGTGAAGCAGTCAAATATATGAAATCAAAGCAAATAGACTGATTTATATGGATGTGAAGTGTGTTGATGCTGTGAACAGAACAAACTATTTAAGTTTCCCTCACCCCCACCTTGTCCTTCTTGTCTTGTCTTGCATATGGGAAACAGGGGATGACAGCCGTGACTCGTGAGGCAGAGGCAATCTTACAGGCATTGATCATGATGAGGAGCTCCATTAAGTTATCATTAATCTCACCACAACCACTCTGGACAATGTAGACATCCTCTCCTCTGACACTCTCCCCGATCTCCACGCTGCAGGATCAAATCATAGACTGTGTCAGACAGTAGGCTATACATGGTGACAGGTAGAGAACATGAAGACCAATCTGTTAATGTACATCAATCAAGTATTGCCATCaatgtaaaataataaaaaacaaacaataaaaacattgcagccagCAGTAataaatatcctgataaaaaataaatcacatggttatgcatggcctgtctgcaagaaacttgaaacattgtatcaactaggtCCAGCCACAAGCTTGCACAAATAAACTTAagacattgtataaaatattctggaccCTCAGAGTTTTACCAGTGAGcttcagacagacacagatgtGGGCTATTTGCGCAGGAGATAAGAAGCAATCAGGTAAAACAACTTTATGGTGTTTCCACCGgatcagagccccccccccccccccctcctgatttccatatatgaactgtaactcagtaaaattgttgaaatgttgcatttatatttttgttcagtataaaattacttgctgtttgaggtgaagaaaaacgTACTTTAGGAAGTTCCtcagctcattagtggtggtgagtgAAGACAGACATACTATCAGATCTCCAAGTGGGCACATTTATAAGCCTACATTTGTGCATAGCccaggtagcctaggcctacttctatgcgtaTTCAGGTGTGCATCCTtaatcaacattgacaggagcaaTCCAAACAAAACAATTAATAAATTGACAAATCGTAAATGGAACAAAAATAAACCCAAACTTTTTTCCCCACAAGTGTAGCCTAGGTTGTGTGCTCTGCAAACAACGTGTCAACTCTGAAAATGGGAACTGTAAAAGACAAATCTTAATAATAAAGAATGTATTAACAGAAATGAAgttaaccaaacaaacattgtaggtTACAAATTCTGGGAATTAAcagtaaatgtactactggtggtATTGGTGTGCCAGCCCCGCgacctccgcaatggattagtccactgaaaCAGGCGTCAATCAAGACATGCCATTTTTTGCAACTGCTCAACAAAACAATCTCAGGTTGACCAACAGCCCATCAACCAGTCAACTAAATGGGCTCAGGCCTAATTCAGTCATACATTCCTGTCCTAACATCTATTCTGttgtttaaagctgcaatatgtaattgtttgggcgacccaaccaaattcacatagaaatctgAGTTATAGATCAGTCACTCATTTAATGCAAGACTAAGGAGCAGTAAATACCCCTTGTAGAcattttctatgcttcccattcttacaTTTTCTGCATCTTTTACTTTTCTGTTTTgttcaccagcttcaaacagctgaaaaatacaatatttattttagcaaaaatatattttgcagcggtttagatggtacagtgactattttatacattgctTGTTtcttcacaaactgaaattaggcaaactattataattttagcaaccaggaaatggcagagtgatTCCTGCATATTATACCACCACCATTTAACTTGAAGAAACTGTGGAGTTTGAACAACCCTATGGATGTCAACGCTCAGGATCAGCACCATCATTACAAACCTCCAGGTAAACCAACTCCTCAGGCGTTTACATCTCAAAAGGCACTTGTTGCTTATACCCGGCCACAGGTAAGCAAGTCAAAGACTACTGGATCATGGGATTTTATATCACTAATAGGAACAGTACAACAACTCACGAGTAGCAAGTAATATGGCAATATGAAAAgacactagataaactagtaatatcatcaaccatgtgtagttaactagtgattatgattgattgtttttttataaggtaattttaatgctagctagcaacttaccttggcttcttactgcattcgcgtaacaagcaggctcctcgtggagtgcaatgagaggcaggtggttagagcgttggactagttaattgtaaggttgcaaaattgaaggtaaaaatctgtcattctgcccctgaacaaagcagttaacccaccgttcctagggcgtcattgaaaataagaatgtgttcttaactgacttgcctagttaaaggtgtaaaaaaaataataataaaaaaattggccaagtcgatttccgattgttatttAAACTTGAAAATcgaccctaattaatcagccattccgatcaatcggtcaacctctagtgtgTATATGTCGATTTCTTCATTTAAATAATGAGAATCTCCACTGTCTAATTATGTAAGTCTGGGCAGCGAGTACATAGTACCGGTAGATAGTGTCCTTTACCCCTGAAAAAAAGATGCAGGAATGGCCATATGCAGGAACTCCCAGGGCCACAATCACACACTATTGGGCCTTTGTGATAGTTCTCGAGTCATAATTATGCCTAAACCACTACGATTTCTGCAAACAATTATTAAAAACTGATttgaaacctaaccttaaccacactgctaacattgcgcctaaccctaaccttaaattatgaCCCCAATTTGTGTTTTAGGCTGTGGTAACCAGTGACAACCTGCGAATTGTTACTTTCCTCTTCTATCCTTGTTTTGGTCTAACATGCTGAGTGCACATTGGCTAATGGCAGTAGTCCTTGACCAATCGCGTCGTAGCACTGCTCATACTAAAAACATTATCAGACCATCACACGACAAGGGTCTGGAAAACAGAACAGCCACCATCCGCATGCCCTTCACCCGCTCAAACTACGTGAGTCCAGAGGTACTGATCCTAGTCCAAGTTCATACATAGGATTTCACCCCGATCATGAAAATTCGTCTGGGCCGGCAAAAAACGTGTTGTGTATGCCCGGCATTACAATAGTCCACATGGATTTTAGGCTGTTGCAGTTCCAACGTTAGGCCTCCTGCCCTTACCGTCTACTTTTTTAACAAAGCTAAGtaatgctagttagctagctagattagtTGTGGAAAACGTTGGCCGTAAGCTaatttagttagctaactagcaacAATAACTACCACACTCCCTCGCGCTTTCAATCGGCCATGtgggctaactggctaacgttactGTAGACTAGCTAACAACCAAAGCAACATTCCCAGGCAGAACATTCACCCACTGGTAAAATAACTAACCGTAGCTAGCTGGTACTCGGTCAAATATATTAATTGTTTAAAACACTTTTAACCTACCATGTCTCCTGGTTGCTGAATTTTTTGGTCACAACCTTCCCCAGCTCAAGTCCCAGGCGGTCGGAAATTTTTTGGCCAAGGTCCGGATGAGAGGTACCGCTGAATATCTTTATGTTAGGCATTTGAGGAATCCGGATTAAGTAACCAAACAACACCCTCACATAAATACACGGCTAAACAAGTTCGCTAGCTTCTCTGTATCTAGTATCTAACCCACCAACAGGAGCCTAGAACTTGCGACGGCGACTCTTTTCCGCTGTGGTTTAGTTTCAGCTGCCGAATGAGTTGGCTCGTTGTCTCATGCCTTTTTCGGATTATTTCTTCTTATTAAAATGTGTATTGTCGGATCGCAACCAGTTGAACGCTgcatacaccgccacctactgtactggagtgtgaggccgACACTGAAGGGGCTTGTGCACAAAAGCTCTTACAGGGTACCTTAGGAATCCTAACTTATATGAGAAGGGAGAGACTCTTGTATCAAAGAACAGTAGCATGGATGAAGTGAATTTCTTTTCTCTGTCTACCAACCGGCCAGTCGACGTGCACCAACCACTCCatttacactaccagtcaaaagtttggacatttactcattcaagggtttttctttcttttttctttttttctacaatgtagaataatagtgaagacatcaaaactacgaaataactcatatggaatcatgtagtcaccaaaaaagtgttaaacaaatcaaaatatattttatatttgagattcttcaaagtagccacggcattctctcaaccagcttcatgaggtagtcaccttgaatgcatttcaattcagTTTAGGTGCACCTTGtttttttgtggaatttctttcctacttaatgcgtttgagccaatcagaagatagccctatttggtaaaagaccaagtccatattatggcaagaacagctcaaataagcaaagagaaatgacagcccatcattaatttaagacatgaaggtcagtcaatccggaaaattacaaggactttgaaagtttcttcaagtgcagtcgcaaaaaaacatcaagagctatgatgaaactggctctcatgaggaccgccacaggaaaggcagACTCAAGAGTTACCTCtggtgcagaggataagttcattagagttaccagcctcagaaattgctgcccaaataaatgcttcaccaaTAGGCCGCCCTATTAATCTATTTATCTCATCTAGCCCTGTGTTTCCTCCTACTGTTCTGGAGTGTGAATTCATTACAGTCTGTGACACAAAAAGGGAAGGGGAAAAAGGACAAAGAAATGTGCCTTACCagctaaccctacacccattaaaacctcaccactattCCACTACTTGGCCCTATCGTGTTCAACGCACTGTGGTATCCCGGAGGGTCTACCCCGGGGGTTGGTGATAGAGGGGAGGTACATGCTGCGacgttggctccctctgctgggagtACCCAGGCTGGGCACCCCGACGCTAATGGCACCAATTAGGGGTAATTAGGGGAGAGTGCCAACCAGCCGTGCAAGCCACATAAATGGAGCACCGTAGAGCAAcacaagagagaaaaagagagaggcaaAGGGTGACCCTATAGGGGGAAATAAAACTCCCAGAGACAAGGAGCTGAATATGAGAAGGACCGAGCCAACCCTAAGTTATTATGTTGTTACATCATTTTTTTGTTGCCCAGTAAAGTTGTGTTTTCTGACTAGaacctccctgtccctgtctctgtgtccatctctGTGCGCTCAACCCAACACTCCACAGTTTACCACATACGGTAGAGAACACAAGCATCTCAGTAGCTTTGGGTGCCGTGGGGTTGAGCATACGCAGATTACCATGGAGGAACTGGTGGCTCAGTTTATCATCAGCCAGCAGAAGCAACAAGGTTCTCCAGGTTAGGTAATCCAGCTGAAAGGTGGTACGGCCCAGGAGTCTAGCCCGAATCAGTTCCTGGTCAAGCTAACGGAGAAGGATGTATTTGTGCACCTTCGAGAGGACGGCACAGCGGGAAAGGTGGCCCAGCCTTTTGGCACCCTACCTCTCCGGGAAGGCCCAGAAGTCCTACCTCGACTTGAATGCCAACTTGAACTTGAATCCACGTTATGGATTCAGCATCGCACGCCGTGTACAACTGGTCCACGACTGAGTGCGGCAAGCCGGGACACCTCGCATGAAGCTGCCCCGGCCGGGAGGAGCCATGCCTGCCGCATCCCCCAGTTCCAGGGTAACCCGGATGGCGAGTTACATCACCTCCTGTTAGGCACACACCGAGACAGCCCCTCCGATGGTTCCAGTACGAATTGATGGTGTCGACACCAGTTCTCTGCTGGACTCCGGCAGCATGGTGACCCTGGCCCAACCGCAGGGGCTCACACAAGAGGGGAAAGACAAACTGTGGGATGAAGAGATGACGGTTTCTTGTGTACATGGGCACAGGAAGAGGTACCCAACCGTGCTGGTATGGATAACCACCCCGAGGGGGGAGGACAGATGCGTTTGGGTTCCTAACCGGCCCATCTCCTCAGTAGAAATTGCCCGATCTTTCAGGCAGTGGGGAGGAGGGACCTGGGGAGGCGCGTGAGTAAAAAGGACTGTCGCCTGCGCAACCCACGTCCCGCCGTATGAGGTGTCCACTGTCGGACCAGGAGGAGGTAGATGACCCTGTGCATGGAAACGAGCCATCGTCAGAGGAGGACCTCAGGCTCCCCTTTATGGAGGTGGAGGCACCCAATGGGCCGCCCGACAAGGGAATCCTCACGGGCCAGTTCGGGACGGCCCAGTAAAGGCGCGCTGTTACCCACACTTTGCCATCAAGCCTAATTTATTATATCAGATAGTAAAGCGCAATGGGGAAACAAAATAATTGTTCCTCATACCCAACCAGTATGTTAGTACAGTCTTGCAGCTCGCCCACACCCACCTGCTCGGGGCACACCTGGGGAAGGAGAAAACCAGTGAGCAGATTGGGAATCAATCCCACTGGCCCGGAGTCAAGCGCGCCATTGAGGACTACTGCCGTACCTGCCCAGAAGTGCCAGTTGACAGCCCTGAGGGCATATTATAGAAACCCTTTGGTTCCCCTGCCCATTATAGAGGTGCCGTTTGAGCGGGTGGCGATGGATCTGGTGGGTCCGTTGGTGAAGAGCACGAGGGGACACAAATACATCCTGGTAATTGTGGATTATACCACCCGGTATCCAGAGGCGATCccgtttttatttgtttatttattttgcctttatttaactaggtaggctagttgagaacaagttctcatttgcaactgtgacctggccaagataaagcatagcaattcgacacatacaacaacacagagttacacatggaataaacataacatagtcaataatacagcggaacaaaagaaaacaaaatgtcTATGTACattgagtgcaaatgaggtaaaataagggagttaagacaataaataggccacggtggcggagtaattacaatatagcaattgaaacactggaatggtagatgtgcagaagatgaatgtgcaagtagagatactggggtgcaaaggagcaagataaataaataaatactgtatggggacgaggtaggtagatagacgggctgtttacagatgggctatgtacaggtgcagtgatctgtgagctgctctgacagctggtgcttaaagctagtgagggagatatgagtctccaacatcagagatttttgcagttcgttccagtcattggcagcagagaactggaaggaaagacgaccaaaggaggaattggctttgggggtgaccagtgagatatacctgctggagcgcgtgctacgagtgggtactgctatggtgaccagtgagctgagataaggcggggctttacctagcagagacttgtagataacctgtagccagtgggatTGGCGaggagtatgaagcgagggccaaccaccgagagcgtacaggtcacaatggtggctAGTGCATGGGGCTTTGGTagcaaaatggatggcactgtgatagactgcatccagtttgttgagtagagtgttggaggctattttatactCCCGTTACGCACAATGACAGCGAAAGGTATTGCACGGGAGCTCTTCCATCTATTCAGTCGGGTGGATATTCCACGGGAAATCCTGACGGACCAGTGCACCACATTCATGTCTCGTGTAATGAAAGATGTCTGAATCAAACAGGTGAGGACCAGTGTGTACCATCCACAAAAGGATGGGCTAGTCAAACGATTCCATAAGACCCTAAATCAGATGCTGAAGAAGGTCATCGAGAGAGACGGGAGGAACTGGGACCAGCTGTTGCCCCACCTGATGTTCTCGGTGAGCGAGGTACCACAAGCGTCCACGGAGTTCTCCCCCTTTGAGCTCTTGTATGGCCGTCGGCCCTGCGGACTGGGAGGACCAACCAAAGCCCCTTTACAGCGTGGTGGAACACGTGGAGGAGATGACGGAGAGGATTAAGGTGATTTGGTAAAGTTTCAGCcctgtaaactttcactgctatgcggatgacacacagctgtacatttcaatgaaacatggtgaagccccaaaattgccctcgctagaagcatgtgtttcagacataaggaagtggatggctgcaaactttctactattaaactcggacaaaacagagatgcttgttcaaggtcccaagaaacaaagagatcttctgttgaatctgacaattaatc from Oncorhynchus kisutch isolate 150728-3 linkage group LG28, Okis_V2, whole genome shotgun sequence encodes:
- the LOC109875660 gene encoding ribose-phosphate pyrophosphokinase 1 isoform X2, with protein sequence MPNIKIFSGTSHPDLGQKISDRLGLELGKVVTKKFSNQETCVEIGESVRGEDVYIVQSGCGEINDNLMELLIMINACKIASASRVTAVIPCFPYARQDKKDKSRAPISAKLVANMLSVSGADHIITMDLHASQIQGFFDIPVDNLYAEPAVLKWIKENINEWKNCTIVSPDAGGAKRVTSIADRLNVDFALIHKERKKANEVDRMVLVGDVKDRVAILVDDMADTCGTICHAADKLVSAGATKVYAILTHGIFSGPAITRINNACFEAVVVTNTIPQEDKMKHCSKIQVIDISMILAEAIRRTHNGESVSYLFSHVPL
- the LOC109875660 gene encoding ribose-phosphate pyrophosphokinase 1 isoform X1, which encodes MPNIKIFSGTSHPDLGQKISDRLGLELGKVVTKKFSNQETCVEIGESVRGEDVYIVQSGCGEINDNLMELLIMINACKIASASRVTAVIPCFPYARQDKKDKVGSRAPISAKLVANMLSVSGADHIITMDLHASQIQGFFDIPVDNLYAEPAVLKWIKENINEWKNCTIVSPDAGGAKRVTSIADRLNVDFALIHKERKKANEVDRMVLVGDVKDRVAILVDDMADTCGTICHAADKLVSAGATKVYAILTHGIFSGPAITRINNACFEAVVVTNTIPQEDKMKHCSKIQVIDISMILAEAIRRTHNGESVSYLFSHVPL